A region of Nitrosomonas stercoris DNA encodes the following proteins:
- a CDS encoding Ribosomal RNA small subunit methyltransferase B has product MSLTPERLDMLVTAARRILPLQAPADVLLRQFFQDRPQLGQNDRRMITEMLFGMLRRRFFLEILTEKGTVRELVLAYLSRFQGMNLRQLQPLIRDKESKWLSQIKVTKLETQSLFVQAELPEWLVEKLQISYSDEEILHMGQSFQQAAPLDIRVNSLLSKREEVLTALQQEGIAAEPTPYSPVGIRLKDKPTLKRHQLFLTGKIEIQDEGSQLLGFLLAPKRGEMVVDFCAGAGGKTLLLGALMHSRGRLYAFDISEKRLNNLKPRLKRSGLSNIHPQRINHENDNKLKRLAGKIDRVLVDAPCSGLGTLRRNPDLKWRQSLEKIEEFQKKQQSILAAAAKLLKPGGRLVYATCSLLPEENQQIVAQFLTVHPQFSILDCAQLLAQQKINLPNPPDASEFLQLSPLHHNTDGFFAAALELSSTINQP; this is encoded by the coding sequence ATGTCTCTCACACCTGAAAGATTAGATATGCTGGTGACAGCTGCACGCAGAATACTTCCCTTGCAAGCACCAGCAGATGTGTTATTGCGACAATTCTTCCAAGATCGACCACAGTTAGGTCAAAATGATCGAAGAATGATTACAGAAATGCTGTTTGGTATGCTACGGCGCCGTTTTTTCCTGGAAATATTGACAGAAAAAGGTACGGTTCGCGAACTAGTGTTGGCCTACCTGAGTAGATTCCAGGGTATGAATCTGCGCCAGCTGCAGCCTCTTATACGAGACAAAGAATCCAAATGGCTTTCTCAAATCAAGGTAACCAAGCTGGAAACACAATCGTTGTTTGTACAGGCGGAATTACCTGAATGGTTAGTGGAAAAACTACAGATTTCTTATTCTGACGAAGAAATTTTGCATATGGGCCAATCTTTTCAGCAAGCTGCTCCACTTGATATTCGCGTGAATAGCTTACTGAGCAAACGTGAAGAAGTTCTAACTGCATTACAACAGGAGGGGATAGCTGCTGAACCAACCCCCTACTCCCCTGTTGGTATCCGTCTCAAAGATAAGCCAACGCTTAAACGACATCAGTTATTTCTTACCGGAAAAATTGAGATACAAGATGAAGGCAGCCAGCTCTTGGGGTTTTTGCTTGCTCCCAAACGAGGTGAAATGGTAGTTGATTTTTGTGCAGGTGCAGGGGGGAAAACGCTATTGCTGGGAGCACTCATGCATTCCCGTGGCCGCCTGTATGCTTTTGATATCTCCGAAAAGCGACTGAATAATCTTAAACCTCGTCTTAAACGCTCCGGACTATCAAACATTCACCCACAACGCATTAACCATGAAAACGATAACAAGTTAAAACGCTTGGCCGGAAAAATTGATCGCGTGCTGGTTGATGCACCTTGCAGCGGATTAGGTACGCTACGCCGTAATCCAGATTTGAAATGGCGTCAAAGCCTAGAAAAGATAGAGGAATTCCAGAAAAAACAGCAGTCAATTCTTGCTGCTGCAGCAAAATTACTCAAACCAGGAGGACGTCTGGTTTATGCAACTTGCAGCCTATTGCCGGAAGAAAATCAGCAGATAGTTGCACAATTCTTAACAGTTCATCCACAATTCTCTATCCTCGATTGTGCGCAACTGCTCGCGCAACAAAAAATAAACCTACCTAATCCACCCGATGCAAGTGAATTCTTACAGCTTTCTCCCCTGCACCACAACACGGACGGTTTTTTTGCGGCTGCCCTAGAATTGTCATCAACGATAAATCAACCATAA
- a CDS encoding phosphoribosylglycinamide formyltransferase encodes MQSIVILISGRGSNMQALLAAELPVAAVISNNPQAAGLAFAHAQGIPTHALNHRDFSDRETFDRALMEIIDTYQPALVVLAGFMRILSEPFVSHYQGQLLNIHPSLLPAFPGLNTHEQALQEGVKIHGCTVHLVTSQLDRGPIIIQAAVPVLANDTPETLAARVLAQEHRIYPQAIKWVLQDKLNLTAQPAATIASCNSQSVLYSPEITQ; translated from the coding sequence ATGCAATCAATCGTCATCCTTATTTCCGGTCGTGGTAGTAATATGCAGGCGCTGCTGGCAGCAGAACTCCCGGTAGCTGCCGTCATCAGCAATAACCCACAGGCAGCAGGATTAGCTTTTGCTCACGCACAAGGCATCCCGACACACGCATTGAATCATCGTGATTTTTCTGATCGTGAGACATTTGATCGTGCTTTGATGGAAATCATTGATACTTACCAACCCGCTTTGGTTGTTCTGGCTGGTTTTATGCGTATTTTGTCCGAGCCATTCGTCAGTCATTACCAAGGGCAGCTACTTAATATTCACCCTTCTTTACTACCAGCATTCCCCGGCCTGAATACACATGAACAGGCATTGCAGGAGGGTGTCAAGATTCATGGCTGCACCGTGCATTTGGTAACTTCACAACTGGATCGTGGCCCGATCATCATCCAGGCAGCTGTACCGGTGCTGGCAAATGATACACCGGAAACTTTAGCAGCCAGAGTACTGGCACAGGAACATCGTATTTATCCACAAGCAATCAAGTGGGTTTTACAAGACAAACTGAACCTTACAGCGCAACCTGCTGCAACTATCGCCTCTTGTAATAGTCAGAGCGTTCTCTATTCCCCGGAGATTACACAATGA
- a CDS encoding putative transport protein produces MNNHHSVDTRFVWYLALVGATSALIYLLNPILTPFLLAAVIAYICNPLVTWLEIKKIPRTLSTIFVMCLTVAIFTTVALILFPLFEREVTRLFERIPFFLDLVKNQFIPWVEEHFNVELQIDIASLKQMLTENWKSAGGVAAQLLPSLKSGGMLVLAFLMNLILVPVVLFYLLRDWNNLIKHVSELVPPVWQQQVFALAKETDSVLAEFMRGEIAVMTIMSIYYVVGLWLVKLEFALPIGLISGILVFVPYLGTITGLALATFAAIIQFQDWSSVFIVWAVVGSGQLLEGMLITPHLVGERIGLHPVAVIFALLAFGQLFGFIGILLALPISAVLLVLLRHLHAQYMETMQE; encoded by the coding sequence ATGAATAATCATCACTCTGTAGATACTCGATTCGTTTGGTATTTAGCTCTTGTCGGCGCGACAAGTGCTTTGATTTATCTATTAAATCCCATTCTTACGCCTTTTCTGCTGGCGGCGGTGATTGCCTATATTTGCAATCCGCTGGTGACTTGGCTTGAGATCAAGAAAATACCCAGGACGTTGAGCACTATCTTTGTCATGTGTTTGACAGTGGCTATTTTTACCACTGTCGCGTTGATTTTATTTCCGTTATTTGAAAGAGAAGTGACACGACTGTTTGAGCGCATTCCATTTTTTCTGGATCTAGTCAAAAATCAATTTATCCCCTGGGTAGAGGAACATTTCAATGTTGAATTGCAGATTGATATTGCTTCGCTCAAGCAAATGCTGACAGAAAACTGGAAAAGCGCGGGGGGAGTTGCCGCACAATTGCTGCCTTCGCTCAAAAGTGGTGGCATGCTGGTGCTGGCTTTTTTGATGAATTTGATATTGGTGCCAGTCGTGTTGTTTTATCTGTTACGTGACTGGAATAATCTGATCAAACACGTGAGTGAGCTGGTTCCACCTGTCTGGCAACAACAAGTTTTTGCACTCGCCAAGGAAACAGATAGCGTGCTGGCTGAATTCATGCGTGGAGAAATAGCTGTCATGACAATCATGAGCATTTACTACGTAGTGGGACTGTGGTTGGTCAAGTTGGAATTTGCATTACCCATCGGGTTGATATCGGGCATTTTGGTTTTTGTGCCCTATTTGGGCACTATCACCGGGCTGGCATTGGCAACATTTGCGGCAATTATACAATTCCAGGATTGGAGCAGCGTTTTCATCGTTTGGGCAGTGGTTGGATCAGGACAATTGCTGGAGGGCATGCTGATTACACCGCATTTGGTAGGAGAGCGTATTGGTCTGCATCCGGTAGCAGTAATTTTTGCATTATTAGCATTTGGTCAATTATTTGGCTTCATTGGTATTTTATTGGCTTTGCCAATCAGTGCCGTGTTGTTGGTTTTACTGCGACATTTGCATGCGCAATATATGGAAACCATGCAAGAATGA
- a CDS encoding phosphoribosylformylglycinamidine cyclo-ligase, protein MTASDSAHSDKNQISYRTAGVDIDAGNHLVEMIKPFAQRTLRPGALRGIGGFGSLFELPAHYRQPVLVSGTDGVGTKLKLAFQYARHATIGIDLVAMSVNDILVQGAEPLFFLDYFACGKLDVETAAQVIQGIAQGCEQAGCTLIGGETAEMPGMYPEGEYDLAGFAVGVVEKEQIIDGSTIQAGDVILGIASSGPHANGFSLIRKILDYHAAQPDTELDETWLIDALLAPTRIYVKSILTLLSQLPVKGLAHITGGGLLENIPRILSEQVMAHLDRSTWVRPPLFDWLQQHGNVADEEMLRVFNCGIGMIVVIAPEHAATAIDSLHTSNETVWQIGEIKQRQPETPAIVIA, encoded by the coding sequence TTGACTGCCTCTGATTCTGCCCATTCTGATAAAAACCAGATTTCCTACCGTACTGCCGGCGTTGATATAGATGCAGGAAACCATTTGGTGGAAATGATTAAACCTTTCGCACAGCGAACCTTACGGCCAGGGGCACTGCGAGGAATCGGCGGATTTGGTTCGTTATTTGAGCTACCTGCCCATTATCGACAACCAGTTCTGGTATCCGGTACAGATGGCGTGGGGACCAAACTTAAACTGGCATTCCAGTACGCCCGCCATGCCACAATTGGTATTGATTTGGTGGCTATGAGTGTCAACGATATTCTGGTGCAAGGTGCGGAACCTTTATTTTTTCTGGATTATTTTGCCTGCGGCAAATTAGATGTGGAAACCGCTGCGCAAGTCATTCAAGGGATCGCACAAGGATGTGAGCAAGCTGGCTGTACACTGATTGGTGGTGAAACAGCTGAGATGCCCGGCATGTATCCGGAAGGTGAATACGATTTGGCTGGTTTTGCGGTCGGGGTTGTGGAAAAAGAGCAAATTATTGACGGTTCCACTATTCAAGCCGGCGATGTGATATTGGGCATCGCTTCCAGCGGCCCACATGCCAACGGATTCTCCTTGATCCGCAAAATACTGGATTACCATGCGGCACAACCAGACACTGAACTGGATGAAACCTGGTTGATTGATGCACTACTAGCACCTACCCGTATTTACGTAAAATCCATACTAACCCTGTTGTCTCAACTACCTGTCAAAGGGTTGGCGCATATCACAGGCGGCGGATTATTAGAAAATATCCCTCGTATTCTGTCGGAGCAGGTCATGGCACATCTTGATCGTAGTACCTGGGTGCGTCCGCCATTATTTGATTGGCTGCAACAGCATGGCAACGTTGCAGATGAAGAGATGTTGCGTGTGTTTAATTGCGGCATTGGCATGATTGTCGTAATTGCACCGGAACACGCGGCGACGGCTATTGATAGCCTGCACACGAGCAACGAAACGGTGTGGCAAATTGGTGAAATCAAGCAGCGTCAACCAGAAACACCGGCTATTGTCATCGCCTGA